The following are encoded together in the Hyalangium minutum genome:
- a CDS encoding sensor histidine kinase yields MSLFTPSGPSLNLPPVVWVVDDSPLEVEAIRRELASANRVEVFSNGEALIEALHQRELPDVIVLDWYMPGMSGIEVCRYLRGNPTTAMLPILLITGNARPEDVEEGLLAGANDYVLKPFRASELLARVHALSRWELQRKRAIADERARRLRAEGTLSEVQAAEERARRSELRYQLAAQATRDVIWEWNPSTGEVLHSPSFRTYFGYKAEEVGSHIEWWWERIHPEERERMMTTIQEGITGTAQDWLGEYRLQHANGTWVHVVNRCQIVRDAEGHAIQVVGALQDVTERKRMEAEAQERADFERQLIGMVSHDLRNPLNAILLAATAILKSEELQERQRRNVVRVLTSTERATRLIRDLLDFTRARQGGGIPLNRRETNLHEVVNTVMEEMQATHVERTLQVEHSGNGTGEWDPDRLAQVITNLAGNALQYSAPETPIRVATRGEVDAVVLEVHNLGAPIAPEVLSRIFEPMERGTSTHTGQLGRSIGLGLFIVRHLVMAHGGRVSVRSVVDEGTTFTVLLPRKP; encoded by the coding sequence GTGTCTCTCTTCACTCCCTCTGGCCCCTCCCTGAACCTGCCACCCGTCGTCTGGGTCGTGGACGACAGTCCCTTGGAGGTCGAGGCCATCCGCCGGGAGCTGGCCAGCGCCAACCGGGTAGAGGTGTTCTCGAACGGCGAGGCGCTCATCGAGGCGCTCCACCAGCGAGAGTTGCCGGATGTGATCGTCTTGGACTGGTACATGCCCGGCATGTCCGGCATCGAGGTGTGCCGCTACCTGCGGGGCAACCCGACGACGGCGATGCTCCCCATCCTCCTCATCACCGGGAACGCTCGCCCGGAGGACGTGGAGGAGGGACTGCTGGCGGGCGCCAATGACTACGTGCTCAAGCCGTTCCGCGCATCGGAGCTGCTGGCCCGAGTACACGCGCTCTCACGCTGGGAGTTGCAGCGCAAGCGGGCCATCGCGGACGAGCGGGCCCGGCGCCTGCGCGCGGAGGGGACGCTCTCCGAAGTCCAAGCCGCCGAGGAGCGAGCGCGCCGGAGCGAGCTGCGGTACCAGCTCGCCGCCCAGGCGACGCGGGACGTCATCTGGGAGTGGAACCCCTCCACGGGAGAGGTGCTCCACAGCCCCAGCTTCCGCACCTACTTCGGCTACAAGGCCGAGGAAGTCGGCAGCCACATCGAATGGTGGTGGGAGCGGATCCATCCCGAGGAGCGGGAGCGGATGATGACGACGATCCAAGAGGGCATCACGGGCACGGCCCAGGACTGGCTAGGGGAGTACCGCCTGCAGCACGCGAACGGCACCTGGGTCCACGTGGTGAACCGCTGCCAGATCGTCCGGGACGCGGAAGGACATGCCATCCAGGTGGTGGGGGCGCTCCAGGACGTCACCGAGCGCAAGCGGATGGAGGCGGAGGCCCAGGAGCGCGCCGACTTCGAGCGCCAGCTCATCGGCATGGTCAGCCACGATCTGCGCAACCCCTTGAACGCCATCCTCCTGGCGGCCACGGCGATCCTGAAGAGCGAGGAGCTCCAGGAGCGGCAGCGGCGCAACGTCGTCCGCGTCCTCACCTCCACGGAGCGCGCCACGCGGCTGATCCGGGATCTGCTGGACTTCACCCGGGCTCGCCAGGGCGGGGGGATTCCGCTGAACCGGCGGGAGACGAACCTGCACGAGGTGGTGAACACGGTGATGGAGGAGATGCAGGCCACCCACGTGGAACGGACCCTTCAGGTGGAGCACTCCGGGAATGGGACGGGCGAGTGGGATCCGGACCGGCTGGCCCAGGTCATCACCAACCTGGCGGGGAACGCGCTCCAGTACAGCGCTCCGGAGACACCCATCCGGGTGGCGACGCGGGGCGAGGTGGATGCGGTGGTGCTGGAGGTGCACAACCTGGGGGCGCCCATCGCTCCCGAGGTGCTGTCGCGAATCTTCGAGCCGATGGAGCGCGGCACCTCCACGCATACGGGCCAGTTGGGGCGGAGCATCGGCCTGGGGCTCTTCATCGTCCGGCACCTGGTGATGGCGCATGGGGGGCGGGTGAGCGTCCGCTCCGTGGTGGATGAGGGCACCACCTTCACCGTCCTGCTGCCTCGGAAGCCCTGA
- a CDS encoding SGNH/GDSL hydrolase family protein: MWAPLAFAETPAPERPLHVLFIGNSYTYNNNLPALLEGLAASATPPRRIKTRAVTQPGVRLQQHWDRGDALAALRQGHWDYVVLQEQSTLGLLLIEGRHEVNDPELAFHPYARRFAEEARKVGAQPLFLLTWARRDTPESQARLTQAYMSVARELEAPIIPAGQAWARARQEDPSAVLYHQDGSHPSPMGSYLTASTLYTTLTGRSPVGLASTLTGHPMPEGVLNPAKTVTLVSLTPEQAEPLQRIAWETYEELRQSGGYVEVQPPSPTLPTLPEGLPLELPVLLGSWQGEMRFYSQEAGQSPATLHLLLKQAGAQLGGTVRIVFANGKAEGPFPLEALAMEPTRVRFSTPLLSKGRGKVEHEAVLTPEGLVGLARYEDPRTHDRYVGTWKLQRPELPAAPREPQAVSPEPAPAAPPAGP; this comes from the coding sequence GTGTGGGCGCCGCTCGCATTCGCGGAGACTCCCGCCCCGGAGCGCCCGCTCCACGTCCTCTTCATCGGCAACAGCTACACCTACAACAACAACCTCCCCGCTTTGCTGGAGGGCCTGGCCGCCTCGGCTACCCCGCCCCGGCGCATCAAGACGCGCGCCGTCACCCAGCCGGGCGTCCGGCTCCAGCAGCACTGGGATCGCGGAGATGCGCTCGCCGCACTGCGGCAAGGCCACTGGGACTATGTGGTGCTCCAAGAACAGAGCACGCTGGGCCTGCTGCTCATCGAGGGCCGCCACGAGGTGAACGACCCGGAACTGGCCTTCCACCCGTATGCGCGGCGCTTCGCCGAGGAGGCTCGCAAGGTGGGCGCCCAGCCGCTCTTCCTGCTCACCTGGGCCCGGCGAGACACCCCGGAGTCCCAGGCCCGCCTCACGCAGGCCTACATGTCCGTGGCCCGAGAGCTGGAAGCCCCCATCATCCCCGCCGGACAGGCCTGGGCCCGGGCGCGGCAGGAGGACCCCTCGGCCGTGCTGTACCACCAGGACGGCAGCCACCCCTCGCCGATGGGCAGCTACCTCACGGCCTCCACGCTCTACACCACCCTGACGGGGCGCTCGCCGGTGGGGCTGGCCTCCACCCTCACCGGTCACCCGATGCCCGAGGGCGTGCTCAACCCCGCGAAGACAGTGACGCTCGTCTCGCTCACGCCCGAGCAGGCCGAGCCGCTCCAGCGCATTGCCTGGGAGACCTATGAAGAGCTGCGCCAGAGCGGCGGCTACGTGGAGGTGCAGCCCCCGAGCCCCACCCTGCCCACGCTCCCGGAGGGACTGCCCCTGGAGCTGCCGGTGCTGCTGGGCTCGTGGCAAGGTGAGATGCGCTTCTATTCCCAGGAGGCCGGCCAGTCCCCGGCCACGCTCCACCTCCTGCTGAAACAGGCGGGCGCGCAGCTGGGAGGCACCGTGCGCATCGTCTTCGCCAACGGAAAGGCGGAGGGGCCCTTCCCGCTCGAGGCGCTCGCAATGGAGCCCACCCGGGTGCGCTTCTCCACACCGCTGCTGAGCAAAGGTCGCGGCAAGGTGGAGCACGAGGCAGTGCTCACCCCCGAGGGACTGGTGGGGCTGGCCCGCTACGAAGACCCGCGGACCCACGACCGATACGTGGGGACGTGGAAGCTCCAGCGGCCAGAGCTTCCGGCGGCGCCTCGGGAGCCACAGGCCGTCTCGCCTGAGCCAGCCCCCGCCGCGCCGCCTGCGGGCCCCTGA
- a CDS encoding 1-phosphofructokinase family hexose kinase has product MKPIVTLTINPTIDLATTVEEVTPEHKLRCEPERRDPGGGGLNVARVIQELGGASLAIYPRGGPTGALLEHLLEQKGLRRWGINISGHTRENFTVAEKKSDREFRFVMPGPTLTQAEWQECLQTLSTVAADAEYIVASGSLAPGVPVDFYARVAQVARKQNARLVLDTSGEPLRAALEEGVFFAKPNRKEFRDMMGTRVDDPAAMAEAARNFLEKGRAELLVVSMGADGALLTTRTGQYRATPPPVETHSSVGAGDSFVGGMTFGLSRGLPVEEAFRWGIASGTAALLSSGTDLCAREHVERLFSQVQPVRLA; this is encoded by the coding sequence ATGAAGCCCATTGTCACACTGACCATCAACCCGACGATCGATCTGGCAACCACCGTGGAGGAAGTAACGCCCGAGCACAAGCTTCGCTGTGAGCCCGAGCGCCGGGATCCCGGTGGAGGCGGGCTCAACGTGGCGCGGGTCATCCAGGAGCTGGGCGGTGCGTCGCTCGCCATCTATCCGAGAGGAGGGCCGACCGGCGCACTGCTGGAGCACCTATTGGAGCAGAAGGGGCTGCGGCGCTGGGGCATCAACATTTCGGGCCACACCCGGGAGAACTTCACGGTGGCGGAGAAGAAGAGCGATCGCGAGTTCCGCTTCGTCATGCCCGGGCCCACCCTCACCCAGGCAGAGTGGCAGGAGTGCCTGCAGACGCTGTCCACCGTGGCGGCGGACGCCGAGTACATCGTCGCCAGCGGCAGCCTGGCCCCCGGCGTCCCCGTGGATTTCTACGCCCGCGTGGCCCAGGTGGCGCGCAAGCAGAACGCACGGCTGGTGCTGGACACCTCGGGCGAGCCGTTGCGCGCCGCATTGGAGGAGGGCGTCTTCTTCGCCAAGCCCAACCGCAAGGAGTTCCGGGACATGATGGGCACCCGGGTGGATGACCCCGCCGCCATGGCCGAGGCCGCCCGGAACTTCCTGGAGAAGGGGCGCGCCGAGCTGCTCGTCGTGTCCATGGGAGCCGATGGCGCCCTGCTGACGACGCGCACGGGTCAGTACCGGGCCACGCCCCCGCCGGTGGAGACGCACAGCTCGGTGGGCGCGGGGGACAGCTTCGTGGGGGGGATGACGTTCGGCCTCTCGCGCGGCCTGCCCGTGGAGGAGGCGTTCCGGTGGGGCATCGCCTCTGGTACCGCGGCGCTCCTGAGCTCGGGCACGGATCTGTGCGCGCGGGAGCATGTGGAGCGGCTGTTCTCCCAGGTCCAGCCCGTGCGCCTGGCCTGA
- a CDS encoding DUF2378 family protein, with amino-acid sequence MSGPTATPPPLSTIQDPRKQLEQRLALAGPQDTCRGIFFNGVLDAVRALAGAEIEARCREAAGQRRFIDFFSYPVSGFIKMSLTVVELLTPRLGGSWQVLRWMGEQSTESFVNTVAGKTALALAGTNVKKLISHLPTSYKASLSYGERTVTWTGERSGVFIFKRDFMPPAYHEGVIAKAVEKATARNVQVRGRDTSALDTEYVLTWDEGPGL; translated from the coding sequence ATGAGTGGTCCTACCGCGACGCCCCCACCCCTGAGCACCATCCAGGACCCCCGGAAGCAACTCGAGCAGCGGCTGGCGCTGGCCGGACCGCAAGACACCTGCCGTGGCATTTTCTTCAACGGCGTGTTGGACGCGGTGAGAGCGCTGGCGGGAGCGGAGATCGAGGCGCGCTGCCGCGAGGCCGCGGGCCAGCGGAGGTTCATCGACTTCTTCAGCTACCCGGTGTCGGGCTTCATCAAGATGTCGCTGACCGTGGTGGAGCTGCTGACCCCTCGGCTTGGGGGGAGCTGGCAGGTGCTGCGGTGGATGGGCGAGCAGTCCACCGAGAGCTTCGTGAACACGGTGGCCGGCAAGACGGCGCTCGCGCTGGCGGGCACCAACGTGAAGAAGCTCATCAGCCACCTGCCCACCAGCTACAAGGCCTCGCTGAGCTATGGCGAGCGGACGGTGACGTGGACAGGCGAGCGCAGCGGGGTGTTCATCTTCAAGCGCGACTTCATGCCGCCCGCGTACCACGAGGGCGTCATCGCCAAGGCGGTGGAGAAGGCCACCGCGCGCAACGTCCAGGTGCGCGGCCGAGACACCAGCGCGCTGGACACCGAGTACGTGCTGACGTGGGACGAGGGCCCGGGGCTCTGA
- a CDS encoding glutathione S-transferase family protein, whose protein sequence is MLTLYGFGRVNSKVVGLTRDLRALWTLEELGVPYRVHGLDHPAGELSSEEYRRLNPFTQVPVLEDDGFVLTETGAILLYLAEKTGRLMPADLQGRAQVTRWCFAALNTLEPPLFQIVMIDLLGAADPTGAQRRPELVKYAERVLTALEDWLRERPYLTGEAFTVADILMTTVLREVRNAGVLDGFPRVSAYRERCEARPAWRRTLEAYEQRLGAPAGSAR, encoded by the coding sequence ATGCTTACGCTCTACGGCTTCGGCCGCGTCAACTCGAAGGTAGTGGGACTCACGCGCGATTTGCGCGCCCTGTGGACGCTCGAGGAGCTGGGCGTGCCCTACCGGGTGCACGGCCTGGATCATCCGGCGGGGGAACTCAGCAGCGAGGAGTACCGGCGGCTGAACCCCTTCACTCAGGTGCCGGTGCTCGAGGACGACGGCTTCGTGCTCACCGAGACGGGCGCGATCCTGCTGTACCTGGCGGAGAAGACGGGCAGATTGATGCCCGCGGATCTGCAGGGCCGCGCCCAGGTGACGCGCTGGTGCTTCGCCGCGCTCAACACCCTGGAGCCCCCGCTGTTCCAGATCGTGATGATCGATCTGCTCGGCGCCGCCGATCCCACTGGTGCGCAGAGGCGTCCCGAGCTGGTGAAGTATGCCGAGCGCGTGCTGACAGCGCTCGAGGACTGGCTTCGGGAGCGACCGTATCTCACCGGCGAGGCGTTCACCGTGGCGGACATTCTGATGACGACGGTGCTGCGCGAGGTGCGCAATGCGGGCGTGCTCGACGGCTTCCCCCGGGTCTCCGCCTACCGCGAGCGCTGTGAGGCCCGGCCCGCCTGGCGGCGGACGCTGGAGGCCTATGAGCAGCGCCTTGGGGCCCCGGCGGGCAGCGCGCGCTAG
- a CDS encoding substrate binding domain-containing protein, with the protein MANASHAAEKPAGVLKVSMAPVLGSGYLLPLLHDFLARYPGIVPDWDFNNQPVDLIQGGFDAAIGGGFDLASGLAARELARVHIIAVASPSYLARITPPQEPADLQRLEGILLRSPLTGRLHSRTLRNRAGEQVAVEMQPRMILNDPGSLCHCALMGLGITLVSTLSALPHLREGTLVRLLPDWYADAGPISLYYPGHRQLPAKTRVFVDYVVREFKRQDLAGLFDATRAVGGRGRKAARAGR; encoded by the coding sequence ATCGCCAACGCTTCACACGCCGCCGAGAAACCGGCCGGAGTGCTGAAGGTCAGCATGGCGCCCGTCCTCGGCAGCGGCTACCTCCTGCCTCTGCTCCACGACTTCCTCGCCCGCTATCCCGGCATCGTCCCGGACTGGGACTTCAACAACCAGCCGGTGGATCTCATCCAGGGAGGCTTCGACGCCGCGATTGGCGGCGGCTTCGACCTTGCCTCGGGACTCGCCGCGCGCGAGCTCGCCCGGGTGCACATCATTGCCGTGGCCTCGCCCTCCTATCTGGCGCGAATCACTCCCCCTCAGGAGCCCGCCGACCTCCAGCGCCTCGAGGGCATCCTGCTGCGCTCTCCGCTGACGGGACGCCTCCATTCCAGGACGCTGCGCAACCGCGCCGGAGAGCAGGTCGCCGTCGAGATGCAGCCACGCATGATCCTCAATGACCCCGGCTCCCTCTGTCACTGCGCCCTGATGGGCCTGGGCATCACCCTCGTCTCGACGCTCAGTGCGCTGCCCCACCTGCGCGAGGGAACGCTGGTGCGGCTCCTGCCGGACTGGTACGCCGATGCCGGTCCGATCTCGCTCTACTACCCAGGGCACCGGCAGTTGCCCGCGAAGACTCGCGTGTTCGTGGATTACGTCGTACGCGAGTTCAAGCGCCAGGACCTGGCCGGCCTGTTCGACGCAACCCGAGCCGTCGGTGGCCGGGGACGCAAGGCCGCCAGAGCCGGGCGTTAG